A stretch of Desulfotalea psychrophila LSv54 DNA encodes these proteins:
- a CDS encoding SpoIIE family protein phosphatase, with translation MRINGIAFRLASLTLAFSTLIFAVIIGYNYTVSRGIIEDLAEDRGTLLAASTGQRIAAVLNSMEKVADSIAFSLEDGNLNEKRLQELGTQVLMNNQEIFGTAIAFEPYGFDPEKLYYAPYSFRSQNKISSTNLGRPGYQYFYMDWYQLAKELEKSIWTEPYFDTGGGHQLMSTYSVPFYRKDGKEEVLAGVVTADISLDWMQKLIAEINTNETGYVFLLSRYGTYIAHPNAKVVMNETIFTSAENQGQPLLRDIGRRMVAGESGVEELADLPLTGDSFLYFTSLPEQEWSIGVVFPKQEMFAGVARLTKEVVTLAVLGFVALALLLIYLSCKITRPLRSLTGSVNDIASGNLDVDLPAVVAQDEVGELTGSIITMRDSLKQYIANLTETTAVKERIESELRIAHDIQMSILPKLFPAFPNRSEFDIYASIEPAREVGGDLYDFFFIDENRFCFLVGDVSGKGVPAAFYMAVTKTLLKVVAERGLNPGEILAKVNNDLAEDNDACMFVTLFLAVIDIGTGEVLYANAGHNPPLFIPKGGKAEWIPPLNELVAGAMEDSVYTTKSMTMQPGDTLFIYTDGVTEAMDSKQSLYSDDRLLTEVDRCSGLAAKPFIHAIDDSIKAFTGGAEQSDDITMLAMQFLGKKNI, from the coding sequence ATGAGAATAAACGGAATCGCCTTTCGGCTGGCGTCACTCACCCTGGCCTTTTCCACCCTGATTTTTGCCGTTATTATTGGCTATAATTATACAGTTTCACGTGGAATTATTGAAGATCTTGCTGAAGATCGGGGCACCCTTTTAGCCGCATCAACAGGTCAGCGAATAGCTGCAGTGCTGAACTCTATGGAAAAGGTTGCCGACTCTATTGCCTTTTCCCTTGAGGATGGCAACCTCAATGAAAAACGGCTCCAGGAACTGGGGACGCAGGTCCTCATGAATAATCAGGAAATTTTTGGGACTGCCATAGCATTTGAACCCTACGGATTTGATCCGGAAAAGCTGTATTACGCCCCCTACTCTTTTCGCTCACAGAACAAAATATCGTCCACCAACCTTGGCAGGCCGGGTTATCAGTATTTTTATATGGACTGGTATCAGTTGGCAAAAGAGTTGGAAAAATCGATTTGGACTGAACCCTACTTCGATACCGGAGGGGGGCATCAGCTTATGTCCACCTATTCCGTTCCCTTTTACCGTAAGGATGGAAAAGAAGAGGTGCTGGCGGGAGTGGTTACGGCTGATATCTCTCTTGACTGGATGCAGAAGCTGATAGCTGAGATCAATACAAATGAAACCGGCTATGTTTTTTTGCTTTCGCGCTACGGTACATACATTGCCCATCCCAATGCAAAGGTGGTGATGAACGAGACGATCTTCACCTCCGCTGAAAACCAGGGACAACCTCTTCTTCGTGACATAGGGAGACGGATGGTTGCGGGCGAGTCTGGAGTTGAAGAACTGGCAGATTTACCTTTAACCGGGGACAGCTTTCTCTACTTTACCTCTTTACCTGAGCAAGAGTGGTCCATTGGGGTTGTTTTTCCAAAACAGGAGATGTTTGCCGGGGTAGCACGTTTGACCAAAGAGGTCGTCACCTTGGCTGTTCTTGGCTTTGTAGCTCTAGCCCTGCTCCTGATCTATCTTTCCTGTAAAATCACCCGTCCTCTTCGAAGTCTTACCGGCTCGGTAAATGACATTGCCTCTGGTAATTTGGATGTAGATCTGCCTGCTGTTGTCGCCCAGGATGAGGTTGGCGAACTGACAGGATCAATTATAACCATGCGTGATTCCCTGAAACAATATATCGCTAACCTGACGGAAACTACCGCGGTTAAAGAGCGCATCGAGTCTGAGCTTCGTATTGCCCATGATATTCAGATGTCTATTCTGCCTAAGCTCTTCCCGGCATTTCCCAATAGATCTGAATTTGATATTTACGCAAGCATTGAGCCAGCAAGGGAGGTCGGTGGCGATCTCTATGATTTTTTCTTCATTGATGAGAATCGGTTCTGCTTTCTGGTGGGTGACGTCTCTGGTAAGGGCGTACCGGCTGCGTTCTACATGGCTGTCACCAAAACTCTGCTTAAGGTGGTCGCTGAAAGGGGGCTTAATCCGGGTGAAATACTGGCGAAGGTTAATAATGATCTGGCCGAAGATAACGATGCCTGTATGTTTGTCACCCTGTTTTTGGCGGTGATTGATATTGGTACTGGAGAGGTGCTTTATGCCAATGCAGGTCATAACCCGCCCCTCTTTATACCTAAGGGTGGAAAAGCAGAATGGATACCTCCATTAAACGAGCTGGTGGCAGGTGCAATGGAGGATTCTGTTTATACAACTAAATCTATGACCATGCAGCCCGGGGATACCCTCTTTATCTATACCGACGGGGTCACTGAAGCCATGGACAGTAAACAGAGCCTCTATTCAGATGATCGTTTACTTACAGAAGTAGACCGCTGTAGCGGCCTTGCTGCGAAGCCGTTCATCCATGCCATCGATGACTCCATAAAAGCATTTACCGGTGGGGCCGAGCAATCGGACGATATAACCATGCTTGCCATGCAGTTTCTTGGCAAAAAGAATATTTAA
- a CDS encoding uracil-xanthine permease family protein, with protein sequence MSFTKKEQLKDPNYLPPLHLAIPLGIQHVLAMFISNITPAIIISLAAGFTFGSPEMVYMIQMVMTFAGIATLLQTVGLGPVGARLPIVQGTSFAFLPIMIPLVKIAGISALYGSIMLSGIFHFFLGTVIGRIRNFLPPLVTGIVVLTIGLSLIPIGIQYAAGGVPLMGTEEFGSMQHWGLSLTVLFVTLILKFFGRGMLSTASVLIGLIVGYLVAISMGMVNFSHIENAAWFAMPTPLHFGFELSLSSVFAMSLMAFVSAIETVGDVSGITQGGAGREATEKEIAGATMADGLGTTLGAFFGALPNTSFSQNVGLVSMTGVMSRHVVTIGALFLIMAGLVPKVGAVISAMPIAVLGGSVIVMFGMVISAGINMLSDVVWNKRNMLILALALSIGLGFQAVPEALQHLPGTTKILLTSGILPAALIAIILNMILPEELG encoded by the coding sequence ATGAGCTTTACAAAGAAAGAGCAGTTGAAAGATCCCAATTATCTTCCACCTCTTCACCTGGCTATCCCCCTTGGCATCCAGCATGTACTGGCGATGTTTATCTCAAATATCACCCCGGCAATTATCATCTCCCTGGCCGCAGGATTCACCTTTGGTTCTCCTGAGATGGTCTATATGATTCAGATGGTTATGACCTTTGCTGGTATCGCCACCCTCTTGCAAACCGTGGGACTTGGTCCTGTTGGCGCCCGCCTACCCATTGTCCAAGGTACTTCATTTGCCTTCCTGCCAATCATGATCCCTTTGGTTAAAATTGCTGGAATTTCGGCTCTTTACGGAAGCATTATGCTCAGTGGCATTTTTCACTTTTTCCTTGGCACAGTTATTGGCCGAATCCGTAATTTTTTGCCGCCCCTGGTAACAGGAATTGTGGTGCTTACCATTGGTCTTTCATTAATTCCTATCGGTATTCAGTATGCAGCAGGTGGCGTACCGCTTATGGGAACCGAGGAGTTTGGCTCCATGCAACATTGGGGACTCTCGCTTACCGTTCTTTTTGTTACCCTGATCCTAAAATTTTTTGGACGGGGCATGCTCTCCACCGCCTCGGTTCTTATTGGTCTTATCGTAGGCTATCTTGTCGCAATATCCATGGGAATGGTCAACTTTTCCCATATCGAAAACGCAGCCTGGTTTGCAATGCCTACTCCACTGCACTTTGGTTTTGAACTGAGCCTAAGCAGTGTCTTTGCCATGTCACTGATGGCTTTTGTTTCCGCCATTGAAACCGTGGGCGATGTCTCGGGGATAACCCAGGGTGGCGCTGGCCGTGAAGCAACCGAAAAAGAGATTGCCGGGGCAACCATGGCCGATGGGCTTGGCACAACCTTAGGTGCTTTTTTTGGCGCCCTTCCCAATACCTCTTTTTCACAAAATGTTGGCCTTGTCTCCATGACCGGGGTGATGAGTCGTCACGTTGTAACTATTGGCGCTCTTTTTCTGATTATGGCGGGACTTGTACCAAAGGTGGGAGCAGTTATTTCGGCGATGCCCATTGCTGTTTTAGGCGGAAGTGTGATTGTGATGTTTGGTATGGTGATCTCCGCTGGCATTAATATGCTCAGTGATGTGGTATGGAATAAGCGTAATATGCTTATCCTCGCCCTGGCTCTCTCCATAGGACTTGGTTTTCAGGCAGTTCCGGAAGCGCTACAACATCTTCCTGGAACCACCAAAATCCTCCTTACTTCGGGAATTCTTCCGGCGGCTCTTATTGCCATTATTCTCAATATGATTCTGCCAGAAGAGTTGGGGTAA
- a CDS encoding YkgJ family cysteine cluster protein: protein MYHNTVEANLEIACHLTCDRCCKQPVRGLYSFEIISLYRRIRQFEDYKDIHKLLVEYASEFQKAVQALLEPGITTIPSDHPVIYEAHYKLSQEGKPCPLLFNRTCRIYEQRPVLCRAYHSLTSPSLCTTPEGKTFLLEPPKRVDKVLRSLSKRLQIPSGNDLTSGLLLFGADQKFRPWKL, encoded by the coding sequence ATTTACCACAATACCGTCGAAGCAAACCTTGAAATCGCCTGCCATTTAACTTGTGATCGATGCTGTAAACAGCCAGTCCGAGGGCTTTACTCATTTGAGATCATATCTCTCTATCGTAGGATACGACAATTTGAGGACTACAAAGATATCCACAAACTTCTTGTTGAGTATGCTTCCGAATTTCAGAAAGCAGTTCAGGCTCTTCTAGAACCTGGAATAACTACTATTCCAAGCGACCATCCAGTGATATATGAAGCTCACTATAAGCTATCGCAAGAAGGTAAGCCATGTCCGCTACTTTTCAATCGAACCTGCAGGATATATGAGCAACGACCTGTCTTATGCAGGGCGTACCATAGTCTTACGAGTCCATCTTTATGTACCACACCAGAAGGTAAAACATTCCTTTTGGAACCACCTAAACGTGTCGATAAGGTTCTTCGGTCGTTGAGTAAACGACTCCAAATCCCGTCTGGTAATGATCTTACGTCCGGCTTACTCCTATTTGGGGCTGATCAAAAGTTTAGGCCGTGGAAACTATGA
- a CDS encoding restriction endonuclease — protein sequence MSNKRKSTLENFIDLCFSDLPWWLYLVCALLSFTLLHYFAIKPLPPPQMGIEGLFASILPRVLQTIAIFGQVVVPFSLVIGAIQSLFKKFLYKRATKTAFEKESVTELTWQDFEYFTGEYFKNQGYRVKNNIKQSSDGGVDVWLKRDEKKYIVQCKHWKVYRVGVTVIREIYGVMQAHHLDGAFVVTSGTFTHEAIEFARLSGVVLIDGTTLQYDQNQPKKQSFTWQQKTIIATCCLVIFLAIPLFLPRFSQLQPPTKHSIQVAPSVQNVTPQPNITEKSQKTAFHQAEREPEIKTLAETTEICAWTTAKGNTYCAYNRYQIPAKGYTKLVYLYLSNNKEYTWRDQSGKTIIAKGYPVTYKNDFLQLISIK from the coding sequence ATGTCAAATAAAAGAAAAAGTACACTAGAAAATTTTATAGACCTTTGTTTCTCAGACCTTCCTTGGTGGCTTTACCTTGTTTGTGCACTTCTTTCTTTTACCTTGCTGCATTACTTTGCAATAAAACCACTTCCCCCGCCTCAAATGGGAATAGAGGGGCTCTTTGCCTCTATCCTGCCTCGTGTTCTACAAACAATTGCTATATTTGGACAAGTTGTCGTGCCTTTTTCTCTTGTTATTGGAGCTATCCAGTCATTGTTCAAAAAATTTCTCTACAAAAGAGCAACTAAAACTGCTTTTGAAAAAGAATCTGTGACCGAATTAACATGGCAAGATTTCGAATATTTCACAGGAGAATATTTTAAAAATCAAGGCTACAGGGTAAAAAACAACATCAAGCAAAGTTCTGATGGTGGGGTTGATGTTTGGCTAAAAAGAGACGAGAAAAAATATATTGTTCAGTGCAAACACTGGAAGGTCTATCGAGTAGGAGTTACTGTTATCCGTGAAATATACGGTGTTATGCAGGCTCACCATTTAGATGGTGCATTTGTAGTCACGTCAGGAACATTTACTCATGAAGCAATAGAGTTTGCTCGCTTATCTGGGGTAGTTTTGATTGATGGGACAACATTACAATATGACCAGAATCAACCTAAAAAGCAGAGCTTCACATGGCAACAAAAGACTATAATTGCAACATGTTGCTTGGTCATATTTTTAGCAATTCCCCTTTTTTTACCAAGATTTTCACAGCTACAGCCACCCACTAAGCATTCAATTCAAGTAGCACCATCTGTGCAAAATGTCACGCCACAGCCAAACATAACAGAAAAATCTCAAAAAACTGCTTTTCACCAAGCAGAAAGGGAACCGGAAATAAAAACATTAGCAGAAACCACTGAAATCTGTGCATGGACAACTGCCAAAGGCAATACCTACTGTGCCTACAACAGATATCAAATACCTGCTAAAGGATACACAAAACTTGTATATCTCTATCTCAGTAACAATAAGGAATACACATGGCGGGATCAAAGCGGAAAGACGATAATAGCAAAAGGATACCCAGTCACTTACAAAAATGATTTTTTACAACTCATCAGCATCAAATAA
- a CDS encoding super-infection exclusion protein B: protein MDISAIAKFIKSPTLYIFLTCIISGMFLFLTESFLTDLELISFEKDYKKWVTVVFLFSLGFFVLNLLNMAYKNYQKNYQEKIVEAEINEHKKDSLKK from the coding sequence ATGGATATATCAGCAATAGCAAAATTTATAAAATCACCTACCTTGTATATTTTTCTTACCTGTATCATTAGTGGCATGTTCTTGTTTTTAACTGAATCTTTTTTAACTGATTTAGAGCTTATTTCGTTTGAGAAGGATTATAAAAAATGGGTTACTGTTGTCTTTCTTTTCTCGTTAGGTTTTTTTGTTTTGAACCTACTGAATATGGCATATAAAAACTATCAAAAGAACTACCAGGAAAAAATTGTTGAAGCTGAAATTAATGAACATAAAAAAGATTCTCTAAAAAAATAG
- a CDS encoding DEAD/DEAH box helicase — protein MSFAILGLCDELLQTVAEQGYTTPSQIQTEAIPVVLNQRDVMAVAHTGTGKTAGFTLPMVQLLSGGDSPQPCTVRALVITPTRELAAQVAESVQTYGSMMNIRTGAAFGGVRIEPQIAKLQAGLDVLVATPGRLLDLYNQQAVSFDALKILVLDEADRMLDLGFIDDIRHIQTLLPAKRQTLMFSATFSEEIKSLAGGMLHDPVLIEVDTDKNIVDSIKQKMHPVDQERKSALLIHLIKKYNWQQLLVFSRTKRGADTLVTQLKEAGINAESIHANRTQYARTRALDGFKNGSVVVLVATDIASRGIDVHQLPCVINFDLPYVAEDYVHRIGRTGRAGTSGLAVSFFSEDEAQQLASIEKLIGRKFERDIVQGFAPSKKPAVVLSDEDEEYGNFEPDPPRRKGKSKGQAGKPAKTKRKHWKEYL, from the coding sequence ATGTCATTTGCCATTTTAGGCTTGTGTGATGAACTTTTGCAAACCGTCGCAGAGCAAGGATACACCACTCCATCACAGATACAAACGGAAGCTATTCCAGTGGTGCTGAATCAGCGTGATGTTATGGCGGTGGCACACACTGGCACGGGAAAAACGGCTGGCTTTACCTTACCTATGGTACAGTTATTGTCTGGTGGCGATAGTCCACAGCCATGCACAGTACGTGCGCTTGTTATTACACCAACCCGTGAGCTTGCAGCTCAAGTTGCCGAAAGTGTTCAAACCTATGGCAGCATGATGAATATTCGCACTGGCGCAGCATTTGGTGGAGTAAGAATTGAGCCACAGATAGCCAAACTACAGGCTGGTCTAGATGTGCTTGTTGCAACACCTGGCCGTTTGCTTGATCTTTATAATCAACAGGCAGTGAGCTTTGACGCACTTAAAATATTGGTACTCGATGAAGCAGATCGTATGTTGGATTTAGGCTTTATCGACGATATCCGTCACATCCAAACATTACTTCCAGCCAAGCGTCAAACTTTGATGTTCTCAGCTACATTTTCAGAAGAGATCAAGTCACTTGCAGGGGGCATGCTACATGATCCTGTTTTGATTGAAGTGGATACCGATAAAAATATTGTCGATTCCATTAAGCAGAAAATGCATCCTGTAGATCAGGAACGAAAGAGTGCATTATTGATTCACCTAATTAAAAAGTACAATTGGCAGCAACTTTTGGTCTTTAGTCGTACCAAGCGTGGAGCCGACACCTTAGTTACTCAGCTCAAAGAAGCTGGCATTAATGCCGAATCAATTCATGCCAACAGAACCCAATATGCACGGACACGTGCCTTAGATGGTTTTAAAAACGGGAGTGTTGTGGTATTGGTCGCAACAGATATTGCCTCTCGGGGCATTGATGTTCATCAACTACCGTGCGTGATTAACTTTGATCTCCCCTATGTAGCAGAAGACTATGTGCATCGCATTGGTCGTACCGGCCGTGCTGGTACCTCTGGCTTAGCGGTTTCATTTTTCAGTGAAGATGAAGCTCAGCAACTCGCCTCTATTGAGAAGCTGATTGGCCGTAAATTTGAACGTGATATCGTCCAAGGTTTTGCGCCGAGCAAGAAGCCAGCAGTAGTGTTATCAGATGAAGATGAGGAGTATGGTAATTTTGAACCTGATCCACCTCGGCGTAAAGGTAAATCTAAGGGGCAGGCAGGAAAACCCGCAAAAACAAAACGCAAGCACTGGAAAGAATATCTTTAA
- a CDS encoding ABC transporter substrate-binding protein has product MEQNRNPLVHIYRVATEIFFIALLICFSAALSLAAKHVRLALQWYPQAQFAGYYMAHEKGIYASHGLEVEILPGSANMNGCEKVRLGKAEFATAFLSDALQLRSQGVPLVNVGQFVQRSALMLVARKDSGIKTIHDLDGARIGTWGEDFCLQPKALFKREGLNVTLVRQSQSFELFMRGGIDVGLAMWYNEYHRLLSYGLNEDEMTIFFFSDLEMNLPEDGIYSLESTFNESPETAQTLVEATAEGWLYAFAHPEETVDTMLRIMKESKVKANRAHQTWMLDRMKDLLLVKGQKQLKTILKESDFIRTQEVLRFPGGKQSELIYQDFYKGDLQ; this is encoded by the coding sequence ATGGAGCAGAACCGTAATCCTCTTGTCCATATCTACAGAGTAGCAACAGAGATATTTTTTATTGCCCTGCTCATCTGCTTCTCAGCAGCCCTATCCCTTGCTGCTAAACATGTCCGACTCGCATTGCAATGGTACCCGCAGGCACAATTTGCCGGCTATTACATGGCGCACGAAAAAGGAATATATGCCTCTCATGGTCTTGAGGTGGAAATACTTCCTGGCAGTGCAAATATGAATGGTTGTGAAAAAGTTCGCCTGGGAAAAGCAGAATTTGCTACAGCATTTTTATCTGATGCTTTGCAACTGCGCTCTCAAGGTGTACCTCTTGTTAATGTTGGTCAGTTTGTGCAGCGATCTGCGCTTATGCTGGTGGCCCGTAAGGATTCGGGGATAAAGACTATTCATGACCTTGATGGAGCCAGGATTGGCACCTGGGGTGAGGACTTTTGTCTGCAGCCTAAAGCCCTGTTCAAGCGTGAGGGGTTGAATGTGACACTTGTCAGGCAATCTCAGTCGTTTGAGCTGTTCATGCGCGGCGGCATCGATGTGGGTTTGGCTATGTGGTACAACGAGTATCATCGCTTGCTCTCCTATGGCTTGAATGAGGATGAGATGACCATCTTCTTTTTTAGCGATTTGGAGATGAATCTGCCAGAAGACGGAATTTACAGTCTGGAGTCTACCTTTAACGAATCTCCAGAGACTGCCCAAACGCTGGTGGAGGCGACTGCCGAAGGTTGGTTGTACGCCTTTGCTCACCCTGAAGAGACTGTCGACACCATGCTTCGCATCATGAAAGAGAGCAAGGTCAAGGCCAATAGAGCCCATCAAACATGGATGCTGGACCGCATGAAAGATCTTCTCTTAGTCAAAGGGCAAAAGCAATTAAAGACGATACTGAAAGAGAGCGATTTCATTCGGACCCAAGAGGTGCTGCGCTTTCCAGGAGGCAAGCAGTCAGAGTTGATATACCAGGATTTCTACAAAGGAGACCTGCAATGA
- a CDS encoding proline iminopeptidase-family hydrolase: MNKEQSFIDKILTEPAYDSEGFIDYTYNDHTYKLWYGRIGSGSAPPALVLHGGPGGNHHNLVAFQALSDERPVIFYDQLGCGKSERPENPSLWTAERYFAEVKAIRDGLSLKKYHLIGHSWGTTLAVGFAAKHPTGILSISLHSPILSFPYYSTHVAPALKQGLSCLNGKGGQVIDDYELRGLGTKNDYDAACLEFSKKHVTHTWPLPKAMQKLIAARSAAIHDTMVASGSELNVLGTLKTIDVTLQLSKLNVPILMTCGSDDLCTPAYTKWQSGFANNPQYYIIEGSAHMTPVDRPLELLERQRIFFKEVESLSNSGMGRTR, translated from the coding sequence ATGAATAAAGAGCAATCATTCATAGACAAAATCTTAACTGAACCAGCTTATGATAGCGAAGGTTTTATCGATTACACCTATAATGATCATACCTACAAATTATGGTACGGCAGAATTGGCTCCGGCAGTGCCCCTCCAGCCTTGGTTCTGCACGGCGGTCCCGGAGGAAATCATCATAATCTGGTAGCGTTTCAGGCATTGAGTGATGAACGCCCTGTAATCTTCTACGATCAACTGGGCTGCGGAAAATCAGAGCGGCCGGAGAATCCGTCCCTGTGGACTGCAGAACGATATTTTGCTGAGGTGAAAGCGATTCGGGATGGTCTGAGCTTGAAGAAGTACCATTTAATTGGTCATTCATGGGGAACCACTCTGGCTGTCGGATTTGCTGCCAAACACCCCACCGGCATATTGTCCATTTCTCTCCATAGCCCAATACTGAGTTTTCCCTATTACAGCACTCATGTTGCCCCGGCACTTAAGCAGGGCTTGAGCTGCCTCAATGGAAAAGGCGGACAGGTGATAGATGATTATGAGTTGAGGGGCTTAGGAACAAAGAACGACTACGACGCAGCTTGCCTGGAGTTCAGTAAGAAGCATGTTACCCACACCTGGCCATTACCTAAGGCAATGCAGAAATTGATTGCCGCACGAAGTGCCGCAATCCACGACACTATGGTTGCCAGCGGCTCGGAATTGAATGTGCTGGGAACGCTAAAAACGATCGACGTAACCTTGCAACTGTCCAAATTGAATGTTCCTATTCTTATGACTTGCGGAAGCGACGATCTGTGTACGCCAGCCTATACAAAATGGCAGTCTGGATTTGCCAATAATCCTCAGTATTACATCATAGAGGGAAGCGCCCACATGACCCCTGTGGACAGACCATTGGAACTCCTCGAACGGCAACGGATTTTCTTTAAAGAAGTGGAAAGCCTGTCGAACAGCGGCATGGGCAGGACGCGCTAA